The window CCTTCATAAGCTCGGCATTACGAATTTTTTTACCTACAGACTCATTGTCATTGTCCAAGTGTATTCGCAGCCCATAGTCCCGTGCCTGCTGCTTCACCTTCTCGGCAAAAGCCACTGTAGCATCTTCTTGGTTCACGGTTATCAACCGTACCTGTTCAGGGGCCAACCATACAGGAAATTTGCCAGCCGTATGCTCTATGTACACAGAGAAAAAGCGGTCGAAGCTACCCATGATTGCACAGTGAATCATGATGGGCTGTTGCTTTTCACCCTTCTCGTTGATATAAGTCAGCTCAAAGCGGTCGGGCTGCACAAAATCAAACTGTACTGTGGCAACCTGCAAGACTCGCCCTATGGCGTCTTGTGCCATGAAATCGAGCTTGGGACCGTAGAACGCCGCCTCTCCTTCTTCGGCATAGTAGTCGAGATTATTTCGTGCAGCAATCTCTGTCAGCTTTTTCTGACCAAAGTCCCAGAGTTCTTGGGAACCAAGATATGACTCGCTATCGTCCCTAAATGAGAGCCGAAGTTTGAGCGACATATCTACAGCAGCGTAGAATTCTTGTACCTTTTCTATAAGCTGGTCAAAGATTTCGTCTACTTGATCAGGTCGGCAATAGGTATGGCTATCATCTTGGGTCAATGACCTAACTCGAGACAGCCCATGTAATTCCCCCGTCTTCTCATCACGGTAGTTAGTGGTTGTCTCCATAAGCTTAACGGGAAGGTCCCGATAACTCCGGGAGCGGGCAGCATATATCTGGGTGTGGTGGGGGCAGTTCATAGGTTTCATGACAAGCTCGTCCGACGTTTCTTGGCTTTTGACTAAGAATAATTCATCGCCAAATTTTGCCCAGTGTCCCGACTTTTCGTAAAGCTCTTTTTTGGTAATGTGTGGTGACCAAACCCGCTCAAACCCCAACTGCTCTCGTACTTCTTCAGAAAAACCGATAAGACCATTACGAATGGTCGTGCCCCGAGGGGTATAGAGGGGCAGTCCGCTCCCGACCAGATCGGAGAAGATAAACAGGTCCAGCTCCTGTCCGAGTTTGCGGTGGTCGCGCTTTTTGGCCTCTTCGAGCATGTCCAGGTGCTTTCGAAGATCCTTCTCTGTTGCGAAGGCTACGCCATAGAGGCGCTGCATCTGTGGATTTTTCTCGTTGCCACGCCAGTAAGCACCCGCTACACGCATAAGCTTGAACGCGCCCACCTTGCTCGTTGATTCGACGTGAGGACCCCGACATAAGTCAGTAAAGTCCCCATTCTTATAAAAGGACACTTTGTCCAGTGCCGCGTCCCCTTCCGCAAGGGTTCCGAGCTCTTCGGCATTGAGATCTTTGGCTACGGTTGTGCCGGCTCGTTTGAGGTCATTCAACAGCTCTTCTTTATATGGCTGGTTGCTCTCCTTGGCCCAAGAGATGGCATCATCTATGGGCTTCTCGAAACGTTCAAAAGGCTGATTCTCGGAGATGATCTTGCGCATTTCTGTCTCAATGCGCTCGAAATCTTCCTCTGATACCTTGGTATCGCCGAGGTCTATATCGTAATAAAAGCCGCTCTCTACTGCGGGACCCACTCCGAACTTTGCCGTAGGCCACAGGTGTTGGACTGCAGTAGCGGTGATATGCGCCAGACTGTGTCTTATTGCA is drawn from Verrucomicrobiia bacterium and contains these coding sequences:
- the thrS gene encoding threonine--tRNA ligase, translating into MSQQNDQLYAIRHSLAHITATAVQHLWPTAKFGVGPAVESGFYYDIDLGDTKVSEEDFERIETEMRKIISENQPFERFEKPIDDAISWAKESNQPYKEELLNDLKRAGTTVAKDLNAEELGTLAEGDAALDKVSFYKNGDFTDLCRGPHVESTSKVGAFKLMRVAGAYWRGNEKNPQMQRLYGVAFATEKDLRKHLDMLEEAKKRDHRKLGQELDLFIFSDLVGSGLPLYTPRGTTIRNGLIGFSEEVREQLGFERVWSPHITKKELYEKSGHWAKFGDELFLVKSQETSDELVMKPMNCPHHTQIYAARSRSYRDLPVKLMETTTNYRDEKTGELHGLSRVRSLTQDDSHTYCRPDQVDEIFDQLIEKVQEFYAAVDMSLKLRLSFRDDSESYLGSQELWDFGQKKLTEIAARNNLDYYAEEGEAAFYGPKLDFMAQDAIGRVLQVATVQFDFVQPDRFELTYINEKGEKQQPIMIHCAIMGSFDRFFSVYIEHTAGKFPVWLAPEQVRLITVNQEDATVAFAEKVKQQARDYGLRIHLDNDNESVGKKIRNAELMKVPYTIVVGEKEIDTGQVIPRVRSDMEVQKPHQALGIEEFLKTVANEAKSRVNKTSL